The following are encoded in a window of Urocitellus parryii isolate mUroPar1 chromosome 7, mUroPar1.hap1, whole genome shotgun sequence genomic DNA:
- the Nptx1 gene encoding neuronal pentraxin-1: MLARRAARTCALLALCLLGSGAQDFGPTRFICTSVPVDADMCAASVAAGGAEELRSNVLQLRETVLQQKETILSQKETIRELTTKLGRCESQSTLDSGPGEARAGGGRKQPGSGKNTMGDLSRTPAAETLSQLGQTLQSLKTRLENLEQYSRLNSSSQTNSLKDLLQSKIDDLERQVLSRVNTLEEGKGGPKNDTEERVKIESALTSLHQRISELEKGQKDNRPGDKFQLTFPLRTNYMYAKVKKSLPEMYAFTVCMWLKSSAAPGVGTPFSYAVPGQANELVLIEWGNNPMEILINDKVAKLPFVINDGKWHHICVTWTTRDGVWEAYQDGTQGGNGENLAPYHPIKPQGVLVLGQEQDTLGGGFDATQAFVGELAHFNIWDRKLTPGEVYNLATCSTKALSGNVIAWAESHIEIFGGATKWTFEACRQIN, translated from the exons ATGCTGGCCCGCCGCGCCGCGCGCACCTGTGCGCTGCTCGCTCTTTGCCTCCTGGGCAGTGGGGCCCAGGATTTTGGGCCGACGCGCTTCATCTGCACCTCGGTGCCGGTGGACGCCGACATGTGCGCCGCGTCCGTGGCCGCTGGCGGCGCGGAGGAGCTCCGGAGCAATGTGCTGCAGCTTCGCGAGACCGTGCTGCAGCAGAAGGAGACTATCCTTAGCCAGAAGGAGACCATCCGCGAACTGACCACCAAGCTGGGCCGCTGCGAGAGTCAGAGCACACTGGACTCCGGTCCCGGCGAGGCCAGGGCGGGCGGCGGCCGCAAGCAGCCCGGCTCGGGCAAGAACACCATGGGCGACCTGTCCCGGACGCCGGCCGCGGAGACGCTTAGCCAACTCGGGCAAACTTTGCAGTCTCTCAAAACCCGCCTGGAGAACCTCGAG CAGTACAGCCGCCTCAATTCCTCCAGCCAGACCAACAGCCTCAAGGATCTGCTGCAGAGCAAGATCGATGACTTGGAGCGGCAGGTGCTATCTCGGGTGAACACattggaggaaggaaagggggggCCCAAGAACGACACCGAGGAAAGGGTCAAGATCGAGAGCGCCCTGACCTCCCTGCACCAGCGGATCAGCGAGCTGGAGAAAG GTCAAAAAGATAACCGCCCTGGAGACAAGTTCCAGCTCACATTCCCGCTGCGGACCAACTACATGTACGCTAAGGTGAAGAAGAGCCTGCCTGAGATGTACGCCTTCACCGTGTGCATGTGGCTCAAGTCCAGCGCTGCGCCCGGCGTGGGCACGCCCTTCTCCTACGCTGTGCCCGGCCAGGCCAATGAGCTCGTCCTCATCGAGTGGGGCAACAACCCCATGGAGATCCTCATCAATGACAAG GTGGCCAAGCTGCCCTTTGTAATCAATGATGGCAAGTGGCACCACATCTGCGTCACCTGGACCACCCGGGACGGGGTCTGGGAAGCCTACCAGGACGGCACCCAGGGCGGCAATGGCGAGAACCTGGCACCCTACCACCCCATCAAGCCGCAGGGCGTGCTGGTGCTGGGCCAGGAGCAG GACACTCTGGGTGGCGGGTTTGATGCCACACAAGCATTTGTGGGTGAGCTGGCCCATTTCAACATCTGGGACCGCAAGCTGACCCCAGGGGAAGTATACAACCTGGCCACCTGCAGCACCAAGGCCCTCTCTGGCAATGTCATCGCCTGGGCTGAGTCCCACATTGAGATCTTTGGCGGAGCCACCAAGTGGACATTCGAGGCCTGTCGCCAGATCAACTGA